Genomic DNA from Mesotoga sp. UBA6090:
CTGCCCGAAAGGGCCCCTGCGTTGATGAAGCTGACCGTTGACGTAATGGAGATCAAATCAGGTTCTGATACACTGCTGTTTGCCGTTCACGGAGGATACGTTCTCCAGGAGAGAGACAGCTTGACCATCGTAACAGATGCCGCGGAAACTCCTGAGGAGATCAGCGTAGAAAGAGCTAAGCAGCGCCTAAAACGAGCAGAGGAATTGCTGGAAGTTAGCAAATCCAGGCGTGAACGAGCTAGAAACGAGGCGAAGCTGCAGAGGCATATGCTGAGAATCAAGATTGGTTCGAGGGGATAAGTTGCCCGGAAAAGCCTCCCTCCCCCCTTTGGGGACTCCATTATTTACATTGCTGTAATGTTGTACTTCGTTGCGGAGCGGAAAGAACCGTCCTTGGTCCTTCGTCCAGGAACATGAACCCGTCCTTCGGAAGTGCCGCTGTACGCTTAAGAGCAAAGATCCGCTGATCGCTTGGAAGAGCAAGGGCATTACAGACCTTTGGTGACTCCATTTTTTACATTCCAGTAATGTGGTTCTTCGTTCAACTAGAACAGGTCTGCCGTCAACGGTTCTCCGTCCTCCGAGAAGAAAGCGTATGAGCCGGGTCTGGGGTGTGGGGTCTAGGGTCTGGCAAGAGCGTTGGGAACTATTGTTGTAAAGAGCAATTCTTCGTTCCGACGCTACGCGTCCAGGTTCTTGGTTAAGAGCCCGGGTCTGGGGTGTGGGGTCTAGGGTCTCGTAAGAGCAGAAGTGATGCTGCTGCGCAGGAAGCCTCTCAGGTCAACCGTCAACGGTTCTCCGTTCGCCGAAAAGACCGAGAGAGTTAAGGACACGAGATTAGGAGAGAGGACGAGACAGAAGAGATGAGATCCCGTACAGGAACACTACGGGATGACAATCTTAGGTGATTCTGTAGGGGCGAACGGCTGTTCGCCCGAAGAGGGGGAAGTCCTCTCACAGACGCAAAGCCCGCTTCTTTTGCAAACACCCGCTTGGATAAGAAACGCTGAAGGCTGTACGCTGGAAAACGAAGGATCGGGTTAAAAAAGCTTGTTGGGAAATACGGTTACTTGGAGCGGGTTACAGAGTGCGGGTTAGAAAGATCGGGTCGATGAAAGCGGTTTATCAGAACGGAGTATTGAAGAGCGAGATGCTGAAACAAGTTCATGA
This window encodes:
- a CDS encoding F0F1 ATP synthase subunit epsilon gives rise to the protein MELKTTIITPYGIEWEGQADYISFRSTEGEIGYLPERAPALMKLTVDVMEIKSGSDTLLFAVHGGYVLQERDSLTIVTDAAETPEEISVERAKQRLKRAEELLEVSKSRRERARNEAKLQRHMLRIKIGSRG